A stretch of DNA from Spirosoma endbachense:
CAATATATTATCGACAATCCCCGGACCTATGCCATCGCTTATAATCTTTCTAGCTGAGCACCCTATTTAAACAGAATCTGCTTCGTCTCAGGCGGGAGCGTTATTATGAGAATTTTTAACTCACAGTTATAAGAGCAAGTTGAGTCATTAATCTGTCAACAGATTTGGATAGCACAGTCGGTTCGCTTCCAATGGGCGCTCCAACTGCTGGCGCCTTACCCTACGACGGGTAGGTGGCTTTCCACTGGGCTGGCACACAAGGCCTACATCGCTTTTTGAATGGGTGACCAAGATCTTTTTCTTCGATCGTTTGCAAGAGATTAGTAATTTAGAGGCAAAGAGTAGCTCAACTTGAAAAGCCAGACAACTATTGATTCGTTCAATACTGAGACGTTCAAACAGCGTTTTGCCGCGCCAGATGCGCCATGGTTTGGTTACGACGAACCCTTTAAAATTGTTAAAATCGAGGCCGTTTTGCCCTTCCTTAAATTTCCATTCCCGATTCACCGAACGGCTTTGTTTGATATTCTATTTGTGACCCAGGGAGCAGGTGCTGCCAAACATTGTGGACTTACCAAGTATTCCATCGACCCACCCCAGCTTTTCTTTAAAGGGGGCGGCCAAATCACCTCTGGCGACGTATATGGGACCGACACGAAGGGCTATTTTTGTTTGATTCAAGCCGATTTCTTAACGACTACGCTCGGCCTGCCATCACTTTCTACTTTTCCTTTTTTCCACTTGGGTAATTCCCCGCTTATCAACCTATCCACGACGGAGGTCGAGCGGTTTTCATTCCTGTTTACCAGGCTACACCAGTATTATCAATCGCCCGTTAAGGAAAAAGAGAAACTAATGGCCTCCTACCTTCATGTGGTAGTGCAGGAGGCAGCCCTCATGTATCAGGTTCAGCACGCCCGTGAACCCTTAAACGTTTTGTCCAGCGCAGAAGCGCTGACGGCTCGATTCTGCGAATTAGTCAACCAGTTCTACTTGACCAAACAGCGTATTAGCCAGTATGCCGATTTGCTTTCGGTAACACCCAACCATCTCAATAAAGCCGTTAAGCAAACGAGTGGAAAAACGGCCTCTAGCTTCATTGTCGAGATGATTATGATGGAGGCCAAGGTACTGCTCAAACAAAGTCTGATGAGCGTCGCTGATATTGCTTTTTATCTGCACTTTGATGATGTTTCTTATTTCATCCGCTTTTTTAGAAACCATTGCGGCCTGACACCTCTTGACTATCGAAAGATGGCATAATTAGGCCTATTTATGGCAGGATTTGTCCCATTCGTTACCCGTGGATAGCGATACCTTTGCTGGAAATCAACGGCAAAATGATCGCACTTTTTTGGGTTTTGTGGCTGAGTGTATGGGGTGATGGGACTCGTTTATCCGCCACGAAGCATACCTTATCCATTCAGATTTCTGGCTTACAAGTCGCGCAGGGTACCTTACTAGTCAGCGTGTTTGCTTCGCCAGCCGGATTTCCAACGGATCAATCCTACGCCCTTTGCGTTCAGAAGATCCCCCTTATTGACTTACTCGATCAACCACCGAGAGTCCAGTTCAACTTACCGGAAGGCCACTATGCGGTGGCCGTTCTACACGACAAAAATAAGAACGGACGAATGGATACCAACTGGGTAGGCATGCCCAAGGAAGGCTACTGCGTGTCCAATAATGTGAAAGGTCATGTAGGGCCACCACGGTTTGAACAAGCCCAGTTCTGGCTAAGTCGTGACGCTCGACAACAACTCCAGCTGATTTATTGATACTTCGTATCAATACCGGTCAATCGTCTTTGAACTCGTAAATCTCAATTTCCTATGCACATCTTGATTATTGGCGCAGGCATTGGTGGCCTGTGCCTGGGCCAGGCCTTAAAAAAGGCAGGCATCTCCTTTGCCATCTACGAACGAAACGTTGACTCAGCAAGCTGGTTGGAAGGATACCGTATCCACGTGAATCCAGTAGGCAGTCAGTCCTTGCATGGCTGCCTGCCCGAAACCTTATGGCAAGCCTTTCTGGCCGGTACCGCTGACGTCAAAGAGGGTTTTGGCTTTCTGACCGAACAATTGGAGGAATTGGTTCATATTGACGAATCACTGATGGTTGGCGCTCATCCGCTGGCTCAACATGGCCAATATGCTATGAGCCGAATTTTGTTGAGAAAGATTCTTTTAGTCGGCCTGGAGGATCATCTTTATTTTAATAAACGATTTGAACGCTATGCCTTCGTGGAGCAGACAGGTGTTCACGCTTTTTTTGCCGATGGCACCCAAGCCTGGGGCGATGTGCTGGTCGGCGCTGATGGGGCCAATTCAGTCGTTCGCAAGCAGCTTTTGCCCCAGGCTCAACGGGTAGAAACGGATGCGATTGCCTTAGCCGGTCGAACCCGGCTTACCGCGTCGAGTCGGCAATGGATTCCCCCGGTGCTACAAGCGCATATGAATGTCGTGATGGCTAAACGAAAGTTTTTCTTTTTCAGCGCTCCGTTTGATCATCAACAGAAGCTACGTCATGCCAACCCGCAACTGCGCCAGGCAATGGACAAGGCAGGACTCTCTTGGACTGATTATATCAAGGCCAATGAAGACTATGTACTCTGGTCCTTTATCACCCATCGCAACGAATTGGCCACAGTGAGCCAAACCGAAGATTTGAGGCCCATTGTTGTCGACAAGATGGCTGGGTGGCATCCTCAGTTAAAACAGCTGGTCAATCAGGCCGACGAAAGTAGTCTAACTCGACTAGCCATTAAAACGATGCTGCCCATCCAGCCCTGGGTAACCAGCCGAGTAACGATGCTGGGTGACGCGGTTCATAATATGCCCCCCTTATATGGGATGGGCGCGAATATGGCCATGCATGATGCGTTGATTCTGCAACAAAAATTGATTGAGTCCAGTAAAGGTAGCCCCCTTTTAGGGGCTCTTTCCGAGTACGAGCAGATTATGCTTACCACTGGATTTAAGGCCGTAGGCTTGGCTGTGGGCTACACGCATCAGGCCATTTCTAACAATAGCCTGATGCGCTCTATTAATCGGACGTGGTTTAGGCTTTGTACCAAATTTTCCCTCCTAAAACAACTCACGTTCGGTAACACATGGAAAGGCAAACTCGGGGATAGAACCACCTAAACAAGTGCTTACACTCTAACTTATTTCCATTTAGCTTAGGCCCTGTGTTAGATGCACCTACTATATCCATGGTTGCCTCCGGCGTACGGCTATTTTGCAGGGAAGCAGCGGCTGAATGTCTGAGTCGTCGTATTTGGCTGATACTTTTTCTCGCAACTAGCTGACTTCATCGATTTATTTTACCGTCTCCTGAAATGCCCTTTTTTTGAAGTAGTCCTTTCGTCTCACTTAGAAGGATTTTGCGAGACCAAGTCAGGAGAGCAAAACACGCCGTAGTAACGACTAGCTATACTTCAATACCTATTTTTGTTGGACCCAGGCCAGAATTTTATCAATATAGCTGGGGCCAACTGTCTTACTGCTTTCTGGACTAACTAGATAATGATTACAGCCTACGCAGGTATCATATACTAAATTGGTCTTTCCTAAACGCAGAAACTCAAGTCGCACATAATCCAGCCCGTAAATGGGAGAACTCCCATCCTGGCTGGCAGCAATCATGTAGATAGGAATCGATAGCTTGCGTAACTGCTCAAAGGGAACGACCGTACCGAAACTGGCCCAACGCAGGTAAGAATGGCCGCCTATTTCTTTATCCGTCGCAGTCGGATTTTTATAAATTTCAGCAATCCCTCTGAAGGAAGCCTCCACACTATCCTGTGCCTGCTGCGGAGTTAGTTCACCTTTGGCTGCTTTGATGCGCCAATTCATGATTCCATCATACAGTTGATTCAGTCCACTTCCCACAATGGGAGCAATATGAGTAACTCGCTTGTCTTCAACCGCTAAGGAAGGAACCACCTGGCCACCTTCGGAGTAGCCCAAAGCCACGATTTTTGATTGATCCCAAAAGCCATGTTTAAGTAAATAACTGATAACCGTTTGGGTGGCCTGCACGCGCCAATTCAGACTAAGTCGTTTCGTGTATTCGTCGGAGGGCTTAAAGGCAAATAAAACCTGCGACGGATTCTTTTGGTACGCTGATACACTTAGATCGAGATTCAATGTGTCACAAAAAGAGGTGCCCGGTTTGCCCAGGATGATATAGTGGTACCGATCTTTTGTCTTGCTGAATAATTCTTCATTGAATGTGATCGGTGTTGTTACAAATCTGTTTCCCTGAATATAAAGGCATAAGGGAAGCCCGCCGCTTCCGTTGACTTCAATCAATAAAGGTGCTTTTCGGCGGATATTTACAGTATCGACATAAAATCGGATCAGGCCTAATTTCTGGTCATGGATTGAAAATTCCTTTAACCCGTACCCATCAGGAGTAACCGACTGAGCAAGTAGGGTATTGTTTAGCAACAGGAGAGTGACGACCAAGAGCAAATTTCTCATTATAGGTTGGTAAACCGGATAAGGTCAGGGAAAGTCGCAATATAAGAGTCAAGAGTTGCACTTAAACGTAAACTCTCCGTGTTGTCCGTTTTCCAATATGCCCGAATAATAGGACGAAATACCTATAAATGAAGCACAAATCATGCTTCATAATTCCAAAAAGGAGCGTTTTCGTGGGATTGAGACTCTTTGTTCAAGTAGATGCAGACAATCTCCCCGATATAAACTATGGACTATTCAGTGATGACTTGGAAGAAAAAGTCAAATCGAGCCATTATCAGTGATTGGTAAAGCTCAGTAAGATGTACTTAGCCAAGAGTTCGTCAGCAGGCGACTGTTGATTAAAATTGCCCCCCGTGATCACCGTCACCATGTTTTGCTCAGGCCAGATGTAGATCCGTTGGCCACCATTGCCTTGGGCGGCAAACCCATCGAAACGACGCCCGCCCGCATTTAAATACTTTAACCACCACAGATACCCATAATTTACATTTTGTACCACGGAGTGTTTGGTTAACGAGGTGGTAATCCAGTCCTGTGAAATGAGTTGCTTGCCTTGCCACTGGCCCTTATTTAAATATAAAAGGCCAAACTTAGCCATATCCCGGGGACGCAACGAAAGCTGACAGTAGGTTTCAGCACTCGACGAATCAGGCTGAAAGTGCCAATCAAACTGGGTGATGCCCAAGGGAGCGAATAACGTTTGTTGGGCAAACTCAGGCAGGGATAACTTGGCCTGCTTTTCAACGATACGGCCTACCGTAATCGGATTACCTGAGCAATACATCCCTTTGCCTCCAGGCACATCACTCATGGGCAAATCCAGCGTATATTTTACCCAGTCCGCTGAATAATCCATCTGGGTTTCAGTACCTACTGCGTGCGCATTGGTAATGTCACAGTCTAAACCACTTTGGTTAGCCAATAAGTGGGCAATGGTAATGGTTCGTTTGATATCCGAGTTGTTGCTAACCTGGTATTCGGGGAAGAAGGGTAAGACCGGTTCATGCACACTTTTGATGAGCCCTTTATCAATGGCGATACCGGTTAAAGCGGAAATAAAGCTTTTGGTGGCTGAGCGAAGTTGATGGAGACGATGTTGGCTGTATTCATAAAAATACTCTTCAACCACCAACCGACCATCTTTAATAATCAAAACAGAATGAATATTGGGATAAGTGCCCTTAACAATTTGTTGAATCATTGTCGTTAGCAGGGTAGAATCTAAGCCCGATTGTTGAAGACCGCCCACTCTCAACCCGTCTTGGTCAGCAATAGGTGGGTGATAGCTGTAGGATTGGTCTGATTGCCCTATCCGGGGATACCACATTTGGATGGGGAACCGCAGCGTATCACTGAGTTGGCGGAATTGTTGTTGGTTGACCCAATAGGCGATAACTTTCCCTTGTGGGTCTCGCTGAAATCGGATGGTATCTTTACGTTGATTTCGAAATAGGTCATCGCCAATGGGATACAGGGGGTAGCGACTCTCGGCAATAATCGCATAGAGGAGCGAATCTCGGGGCGAAGCCGCAAGCTTGAGCGTGGTTCGATTTTGGGATTGGTAAAGTCCCTGGAACTCCTTAAGTTTTTGGTAGGATCGGAAGGAGGGTCGCTGGGCTTGGCAGGTCAGGGCAAGTACGAGAAGCAGAGTAAGGAGTAAGCACTTATTCATAAGGGAGGTACTGAATGATAACTAGCGTTTACCTTGGTTATGGCAAGGACTGTACCAAGGCAGAAAAATGCCTTTAGCTGCCGCTAAAGCTTTAATTCAAATAGGCCGATGTCCACTGCCGGACAGTACTGTCCGTTTTTAACTGATCAGGCTAGGGTCACCCAACCAAGTTGAAGGAGCTGCCAAGTGTGATGCGATTGGCCTAGTAGCTAGTCAGGCAGTTTGCTTTTTCGCTTCGTAGGCGAAGGATCATATAACTATTAAGAGGGCTTGAGAAGTAGTTAGTCATGAATTCCGTATCCTTGATGCCTCGTCCATCTCTCTATTTGCTGCATTTCACAAAACGCCCATTTCTTGAAGCATATGCATGTAGATTCTATCGTCTCAAGTAGGAGCGTTTTTAGGGGACCTCCCTACTTTCTAGTTGCTAGGCTTCCATACGCGGAAATGACAGCTCAATCTACCAAAGGACTGCCCGATGGCTGGTGGGCAATAGGCTGCAACACTGCGTTTTTTTACCACTAAGTTCTGCTTCATGTACCGCAGTTTTGTGCCGGTAATCACCCGATTGTTTCCCCAAACTGCACAACCATGAAAATAGTAGTACTTCTCCTTAGCCTCTGCACGATGAGTGCTGCAACAACGGCTTTTCTAACAACGTATCCAGGAGGGGTAGCCTCCCCACCGAAAAGCCTGGTTGGCCGCTGGGAGCATACCTTCCCGAAAGGTGTCTGGGTCTGGACAATCCGACCCAACGGTACGTTCACACTAACTTCCAAAGGGAAAACGTTTGCCAATGGACAATACCGGGTACAAAACGGCATCTACCAGATGAATGACGCCAACTGCAACGTCAACTATCAGGGGCGTTATCGATTCGCTTTTTTTGCGAAGGACTCCTTGCGCTTCTCAGTCGTTGAGGATACTTGTCAGGCACGTCGGGCAGGTACTGACGGCACGGGCTGGAAACACTTGGCTGATGCCAAATAGACAGATAATCAGTATCTTTAGTGGCCAAGGTTTTAACGGTCACTGTCTTTTCGAACTCGCTGAAGAAGCCCTTGAAAAGGCCCGGCATAGCTTTGCTTTCTCTGAACTAACCGCTGAGCGATGATTTGCAAACGGATTAAACCCGCTTCTTTTGTCGGCAACTACGTCAAAGAGTATTTGCTGCTCCACATGGCCTTTGACCCAACCGTGGCAGCTCCTGTAAAAGCGTACCCGACCAATCCCGAAGAAGGAATCACGTTTCAGATTCTGGGTAACCTGTTTGCGGAAAGTCCGGAATTGAAGAGCGGTAACAAACCGGCCAAGACCTACGTATTTGGTCAACCCGATTCCCGGCAGAATTTTCATTTGCCGCACGAGTTTAAGATGGTGCATGTGCGATTCCAGCCGGGTGGCTTGTTTCACCTGGCCCGCATCCCCATGAATGAGCTGGTCCATCAGCAAATTGACGCCGAGGTCATTTTTGGTTCGGCCATAAAGGAAGTCAACGACCGGCTGGCCAATGCACCCGACTACGAATCCATTCCACCCATTCTGGACACTTTTTTTGCCCGAAAAATCGCTCAGATAAAACACACTAGTCGCCCCATTGATCAAATTGGACGGTTGATTCTGGCCAATCCACAACGGTTCAACCTGGCCTGGGTAGCCGACCAGGCCTGCTTAAGCGTTCGCCAGTTTGAAAATCTGTTTGTGCGGCAAATTGGTATCACCCCAAAATACTATGCCCGGATCTGCCGGTTTTATCAGGCCTACGAATTGAAAGAATTCTATCCTGACCTCGACTGGCTCAGCGTAGCCATCCAGACGGGCTATACCGATTATCAACACTTGGTGAAAGACTTTAAACAGTTTGCCGGAACAGCTCCGAACGCGCTGATTCGGGAGAGTAACCAAAATCCGGAACGGCGGTTAAAGATTGCCGATACGTTTCATTTCAGGGGGGTATAGAACTGCGTTTTTTTACCACTGTTATCAGCCACGTGATATGACCTTTGTAGGGATAAATATCAGATCCATCAAACCGTCATCATTATGCAGGATTCATTTGTACTTTCATCGTTCGAGAGCCGCACTAGCCAACCTTACAATGTCTTAGGCATGGCCGTTTACCTGAAAGTTGCAGGGGCCGATACGGCTGGTCAGCTAAGCGTGTTCGAGGCTGAATACCAAAAACACGAAGGGCCCCCATTACACGCTCACCAGGTAGATGAAACCTTCTTTATTACCTCAGGCGAATTTTTATTTCAAACCGGCGACAAACGCTGTATCGTGAAGGCAGGAGATACCCTATTTATCCCCCGGAATATGCCTCACGCGTTTCTGACTATTAGCGAGCGGGGGGCCATGCTCTTCATGGTGAATCCAACCGACAAGGTAGAAATACTTTTTGAGCGATTGAGTGCTTATCCCACTCCACCCTCGGTGGATGAAGTAGTAGCCCTACACGAAGAACTGGGGCTGAAAATTCTGGGGGGGCCTTTGAGCGCTGCGCAGTAAAAGCAGGTCTGCTGATCAGCTTTTACTGCGCAGCGCTTCTGCTCATTTAATCCGATCAATCAGAGAGTTTATGGGCCCTTCTTCAGCCCAAAACAACGACTTTAAATTGAATTTACTTCTTGTCTATCAAATAACGCCCTATTTAGGGAACAGACTTATGAAAGCCCCTTCGTCTCTTGAAGGAGCATTAAATGAGATTTTGTAACTCGTAGTTGTATTGCGTGATTAGATTGTTATCTGGCTTAAATTTTGCTCGGTATGGTTTTGATGAAACTTCATACGAATGCCGCCTTGACCCAAAAGCAGCGGCAAGAAATCAAACGACTCTATCAAACCGGAAACTACACCTATCCTGCACTGGCCAAACAGTTTGCTACCACTCGCCGGACAATTGCGAAATGGGTCAAACGAGACACGACCACCGATAGGAGTAGCGTGGTCAAGAAGTTGGAAAAATGTTGTAGGTTTAGCCAAGCAGGGAGCGACAGTCATGGTTTTGTAGTCTAGAGAACCACAAAGGTATGGCTAACTGCTCCTTGCCGTTTTTATAAGAAAGCCCTGTACGTTTAGGTTAGCCGCTCTTTCTGAATGAATACCACAGCGCCTACATAAAACGATAAGCTTTATAGTATATATTTTTAAAAAGGATTTGACTGCTTAACAGCTAAGAAAACGGCTAATTCTTATTATACCTGTTACGGCTGGATGTGAAACCTTTGAATTATTTACGCCCTGGTAAATAGCCGTATGTCGATAAATCGTCCTTTGCTTTAATTAAGGATAATGACCCATCAACCAGTACGTAGTTCCTGGTCGTTACATCCCATACAGTATCATAGTAATGGTCGGTCACAAGTATACCTTTGCTGGCTCTTAGCGAGAGAATAACTTTTTTTATTATCTCGTGATAAAGTGGATCGATCATTGAAAAAGGTTCGTCCAGCATTAAGAAGGGGTGGTCCAGGTAAGCTAACAAAAGAAACTCAAGGTATTTTAGGATGCCAAGAGAAAGTGATCCAATACGTTGATTGTCAAATGAGGCTACGCCGGGGGAATAAAATACCTGATTTTGTCTTTCCCCATCTGAAATGATCAGAGGAATGAGGTCCCTGACTTTGAGGCCACGTGGTAAAAAGCTATGTTGGGGAAGATAGGCAATTAGTTTACCCGCAATATTGGTGCTCGGGTTGAATGGTATAGAATCAATATAGAGTGAGCTGGCATTCGCTCTCATCGTTCCGAATAGGATCTTCATTAAGGTGGATTTTCCAGCACCATTGCGCCCAAAAATGCCGACTGTTTCACCCGTTCTTAACTCGAGACTTCCCTGTTTAAGGATGGCTCGCGTACCGAAATTTTTCTCGATCTTCTTTACCTCCAAGAGCATATCAGCTTAATAAAAAGGCTCCTACTACAGCTGAAAGGCCTAGATTAAAGAACCATGCTGTTAGCATTAGACGCGCTCTGGTAAGCCCTACATTGTAATAGAGGTAGTATTCATTCCTATGAAAATATTCATAGGCAATGAGACTGAGCAGCATACCCCCGGTTAGAAACAACAGAATGCCCTCTGCTGGACTAGTGACGAACGTGACTAATAAGGACAAACCCAAATTAAACTTGGTTAAGTCAATATAATACTTCCAAAACGCTCTGGTCATAGTCGATTGATTGTGCTTTGTTATGGATGACAATCTACAACCAATCATTTTAGTAAAGTCCTGTTTACAAGCTATTTAAGATAATTTATGTTTTTTCGAGGTTTTAGCCATGATTTAAACAACCACCAAAAGCCTTCTATGAGCATTCACAATTTATAGGTATAAATCCATTTTGAACTGATTAAGATGTCTGATGAAATCATATCTATCATACTGCCTCAGATAAGCGCTCCTTTCATGCCATTGAGCGAGCATCTTACAATTGGCTGTATGCAAACAGAATTATAGAACTAAGTCTAGACAATTTGTCCGCCGTTACGTTCCCTTTTCTAGCTACACCCTTATTTACTTTACCACCTCA
This window harbors:
- a CDS encoding helix-turn-helix domain-containing protein, with protein sequence MKSQTTIDSFNTETFKQRFAAPDAPWFGYDEPFKIVKIEAVLPFLKFPFPIHRTALFDILFVTQGAGAAKHCGLTKYSIDPPQLFFKGGGQITSGDVYGTDTKGYFCLIQADFLTTTLGLPSLSTFPFFHLGNSPLINLSTTEVERFSFLFTRLHQYYQSPVKEKEKLMASYLHVVVQEAALMYQVQHAREPLNVLSSAEALTARFCELVNQFYLTKQRISQYADLLSVTPNHLNKAVKQTSGKTASSFIVEMIMMEAKVLLKQSLMSVADIAFYLHFDDVSYFIRFFRNHCGLTPLDYRKMA
- a CDS encoding DUF2141 domain-containing protein, producing the protein MIALFWVLWLSVWGDGTRLSATKHTLSIQISGLQVAQGTLLVSVFASPAGFPTDQSYALCVQKIPLIDLLDQPPRVQFNLPEGHYAVAVLHDKNKNGRMDTNWVGMPKEGYCVSNNVKGHVGPPRFEQAQFWLSRDARQQLQLIY
- a CDS encoding FAD-dependent oxidoreductase, producing MHILIIGAGIGGLCLGQALKKAGISFAIYERNVDSASWLEGYRIHVNPVGSQSLHGCLPETLWQAFLAGTADVKEGFGFLTEQLEELVHIDESLMVGAHPLAQHGQYAMSRILLRKILLVGLEDHLYFNKRFERYAFVEQTGVHAFFADGTQAWGDVLVGADGANSVVRKQLLPQAQRVETDAIALAGRTRLTASSRQWIPPVLQAHMNVVMAKRKFFFFSAPFDHQQKLRHANPQLRQAMDKAGLSWTDYIKANEDYVLWSFITHRNELATVSQTEDLRPIVVDKMAGWHPQLKQLVNQADESSLTRLAIKTMLPIQPWVTSRVTMLGDAVHNMPPLYGMGANMAMHDALILQQKLIESSKGSPLLGALSEYEQIMLTTGFKAVGLAVGYTHQAISNNSLMRSINRTWFRLCTKFSLLKQLTFGNTWKGKLGDRTT
- a CDS encoding alpha/beta hydrolase family protein, with amino-acid sequence MRNLLLVVTLLLLNNTLLAQSVTPDGYGLKEFSIHDQKLGLIRFYVDTVNIRRKAPLLIEVNGSGGLPLCLYIQGNRFVTTPITFNEELFSKTKDRYHYIILGKPGTSFCDTLNLDLSVSAYQKNPSQVLFAFKPSDEYTKRLSLNWRVQATQTVISYLLKHGFWDQSKIVALGYSEGGQVVPSLAVEDKRVTHIAPIVGSGLNQLYDGIMNWRIKAAKGELTPQQAQDSVEASFRGIAEIYKNPTATDKEIGGHSYLRWASFGTVVPFEQLRKLSIPIYMIAASQDGSSPIYGLDYVRLEFLRLGKTNLVYDTCVGCNHYLVSPESSKTVGPSYIDKILAWVQQK
- a CDS encoding serine hydrolase domain-containing protein; protein product: MNKCLLLTLLLVLALTCQAQRPSFRSYQKLKEFQGLYQSQNRTTLKLAASPRDSLLYAIIAESRYPLYPIGDDLFRNQRKDTIRFQRDPQGKVIAYWVNQQQFRQLSDTLRFPIQMWYPRIGQSDQSYSYHPPIADQDGLRVGGLQQSGLDSTLLTTMIQQIVKGTYPNIHSVLIIKDGRLVVEEYFYEYSQHRLHQLRSATKSFISALTGIAIDKGLIKSVHEPVLPFFPEYQVSNNSDIKRTITIAHLLANQSGLDCDITNAHAVGTETQMDYSADWVKYTLDLPMSDVPGGKGMYCSGNPITVGRIVEKQAKLSLPEFAQQTLFAPLGITQFDWHFQPDSSSAETYCQLSLRPRDMAKFGLLYLNKGQWQGKQLISQDWITTSLTKHSVVQNVNYGYLWWLKYLNAGGRRFDGFAAQGNGGQRIYIWPEQNMVTVITGGNFNQQSPADELLAKYILLSFTNH
- a CDS encoding helix-turn-helix domain-containing protein; this translates as MICKRIKPASFVGNYVKEYLLLHMAFDPTVAAPVKAYPTNPEEGITFQILGNLFAESPELKSGNKPAKTYVFGQPDSRQNFHLPHEFKMVHVRFQPGGLFHLARIPMNELVHQQIDAEVIFGSAIKEVNDRLANAPDYESIPPILDTFFARKIAQIKHTSRPIDQIGRLILANPQRFNLAWVADQACLSVRQFENLFVRQIGITPKYYARICRFYQAYELKEFYPDLDWLSVAIQTGYTDYQHLVKDFKQFAGTAPNALIRESNQNPERRLKIADTFHFRGV
- a CDS encoding cupin domain-containing protein is translated as MQDSFVLSSFESRTSQPYNVLGMAVYLKVAGADTAGQLSVFEAEYQKHEGPPLHAHQVDETFFITSGEFLFQTGDKRCIVKAGDTLFIPRNMPHAFLTISERGAMLFMVNPTDKVEILFERLSAYPTPPSVDEVVALHEELGLKILGGPLSAAQ
- a CDS encoding helix-turn-helix domain-containing protein codes for the protein MKLHTNAALTQKQRQEIKRLYQTGNYTYPALAKQFATTRRTIAKWVKRDTTTDRSSVVKKLEKCCRFSQAGSDSHGFVV
- a CDS encoding ATP-binding cassette domain-containing protein, with product MLLEVKKIEKNFGTRAILKQGSLELRTGETVGIFGRNGAGKSTLMKILFGTMRANASSLYIDSIPFNPSTNIAGKLIAYLPQHSFLPRGLKVRDLIPLIISDGERQNQVFYSPGVASFDNQRIGSLSLGILKYLEFLLLAYLDHPFLMLDEPFSMIDPLYHEIIKKVILSLRASKGILVTDHYYDTVWDVTTRNYVLVDGSLSLIKAKDDLSTYGYLPGRK